In Desulfobacterales bacterium, one DNA window encodes the following:
- the dtd gene encoding D-aminoacyl-tRNA deacylase has translation MRAVVQRVCESSVIVENEVIAKIGHGLLVLLGIAKGDETSDADYLADKIINLRIFEDENSKMNRSLYEIGAELLVVSQFTLLGDCRRGRRPSFIDAAEPEVADRLYAYFVDKVRQKGVGVQTGRFRAMMAVSLINDGPVTLILDSKPL, from the coding sequence ATGAGAGCCGTCGTTCAGCGCGTCTGTGAAAGCAGTGTTATCGTAGAAAATGAAGTGATTGCAAAAATCGGCCATGGCCTCCTGGTTTTACTCGGAATTGCAAAAGGAGACGAGACCTCCGACGCTGATTATCTTGCCGATAAAATTATAAACTTAAGAATTTTTGAAGACGAAAATAGCAAGATGAACCGATCCCTTTATGAAATTGGCGCAGAGTTGCTGGTTGTTTCTCAATTTACCTTGCTGGGGGATTGCCGCAGAGGAAGACGACCCTCATTTATAGATGCCGCCGAACCTGAAGTCGCCGATAGGTTATACGCATACTTTGTCGATAAGGTCCGCCAGAAAGGGGTAGGCGTTCAAACCGGCCGCTTTCGCGCGATGATGGCGGTTTCTCTGATCAATGACGGTCCTGTCACACTTATTCTTGATAGCAAACCCTTATAA